The following proteins come from a genomic window of Mariniflexile sp. TRM1-10:
- a CDS encoding T9SS type B sorting domain-containing protein, whose product MKTTTFNLLLKTSIQIKHYLFAIVFLFIGLLQVNADCIIDTAATGGDNVMTGAELVAYINTNNCTGTITISDGVQIQLYTNITIPSTIDRLIIEDGGQIMWYANVTLTLAPNSAIVIENTTEQNTSHGGAGAISSSGPCNNNRRIDIGGFEYSACTGEGNVCIIFSDVIAAGGTIQIDPDFAVISGTDNQVCFVPTSIDVQLNGFVEGNPTYLWTVKSAPIGATVNFDPNNTVEDPIVTVSEPGTYVFNIEVTVSLSDECINKFVTVNADIEIVFLEGLSATTMAISPGAGETCNLNVDFTASTTNGGANLTYSWDFGDGSATSSLQNPSHTYATSDTYNVSLTVTDPDGLPPCNVVTVDKEVVITDNNPTITAPTPLNIEGCDVSAITVGTARFLYDSDGSNDIKDTYVNGDYTASDDGTIASITYIDVITNASCPIIVTRTFTITDDCGKTATAVQTININTPVINVTAPSAVNLVACTSEADILTAYNTWKNGFTVSGGCSPTDNMASFPELPADVACNGADLSFTLTATNCGSSESGLSTFKVVASPAVDVTGPGNVDTAACFYADDTALQNAYTAWLNTFSTVENGCGSDGDFTTAPVLASTLSICSNVDISLTYSADDGCTSDSVTASFKATAAPTVDVTGPGDVDTAACFYADDTALQNAYTAWLSTFSTVENGCGSDGDFTTAPVLASTLSICSNVDVSLTYSADDGCTSDSVTASFKATAAPTVDVTGPGNVDTAACFYADDTALQNAYTAWLSTFSTVENGCGSDGDFTTAPVLASTLSICSNVDVSLTYSADDGCTSDSVTASFKATAAPTVDVTGPGDVDTAACFYADDTALQNAYTAWLSTFSTVENGCGSDGDFTTAPVLASTLSICSNVDISLTYSADDGCTSDSVTASFKATAAPTVDVTGPGDVDTAACFYADDTALQNAYTAWLSTFSTVENGCGSDGDFTTAPVLASTLSICSNVDVSLTYSADDGCTSDSVTASFKATAAPTVDVTGPGDVDTAACFYADDTALQNAYTAWLSTFSTVENGCGSDGDFTTAPVLASTLSICSNVDVSLTYSADDGCTSDSVTASFKATAAPTVDVTGPGDVDTAACFYADDTALQNAYTAWLSTFSTVENGCGSDGDFTTAPVLASTLSICSNVDISLTYSADDGCTSDSVTASFKATAAPTVDVTGPGDVDTAACFYADDTALQNAYTAWLSTFSTVENGCGSDGDFTTAPVLASTLSICSNVDISLTYSADDGCTSDSVTASFKATAPVTITYNTPMDADLQSCDFTDQNAIDNDIANWVNSQTATITNNLTGGCSPNITNDFTSQSIDMCTGGSLTINWTIKDNCTESTVAATYTLTKPAGINHYFPDPVTVSACDFENQEDFDTKFAEWVDAEIIKMDDSYEGGCAPFTTHNFTNQTIDICTGGEIIITWLTNDKCEVNHTHTTTYTLTAPPAITYTAPEDADLQSCDYTNQTEVNTAFSTWVTAQTNAFAIANGCAPVLTNDSASVTVPELCNGGTATVKWTISDLCETIEVSADFNLTAPVAITYNAPSNDTSVASEFDDPDAAVAQANLDADIAAWITAQNATITNSVSGGCDPVVTNDYTNQSITFCNSGSIAITWTITDLCETINSITATYTFTQPEGIAFTDPSSKVADACDFDNDSPALAQTNLDADIAAWVSAQTDIITNSLTGGSPTVSHDHTDQSIALCDGGSITVNWTIEDICETINRSATYTINAPTAITYTAPEDADLQSCDYADQTEVSSAFSTWVTAQTNAFAIANGCSPVLDNDSASVTVPELCTGGTATVKWTISDLCETIEVSADFNLTAPTAITYNAPVGTDLQSCDYADQTEVNTAFSTWVTAQTNAFAIANGCAPVLTNDSASVTVPELCTGGTATVKWTISDLCETIEVSADFNLTAPAAITYNAPVGTDLQSCDYADQTEVNTAFSTWVTAQTNAFAIANGCAPVLTNDSASVTVPELCTGGTTTVKWTISDLCETIEVSADFNLTAPTAITYNAPVGTDLQSCDYADQTEVNTAFSTWVTAQTNAFAIANGCAPILTNDSASVTVPELCTGGTATVKWTISDLCETIEVSADFNLTAPVAITYNAPSNYTSVASEFDDPDTAVAQANLDDDIAAWITAQNATITNSVSGGCDPVVTNDYTNQSITFCNSGSIAITWTITDLCETINSITATYTFTQPEGIAFTDPSSKVADACDFDNDSPALAQTNLDADIAAWVSAQTDIITNSLTGGSPTVSHDHTDQSIALCDGGSITVNWIIEDICETINRSATYTLNAPTAITYTAPEDADLQSCDYADQTEVNTAFSTWVTAQTNAFAIANGCSPVLDNDSASVTVPELCTGGTATVKWTISDLCETIEVSADFNLTAPTAITYNAPVGTDLQSCDYADQTEVNTAFSTWVTAQTNAFAIANGCSPVLDNDSASVTVPELCTGGTATVKWTISDLCETIEVSADFNLTAPTAITYNAPVGTDLQSCDYADQTEVNTAFSTWVTAQTNAFAIANGCAPVLTNDSASVTVPELCTGGTATVKWTISDLCETIEVSADFNLTAPTAITYNAPVGTDLQSCDYADQTEVNTAFSTWVTAQTNAFAIANGCAPVLTNDSASVTVPELCTGGTATVKWTISDLCETIEVSADFNLTAPVAITYNAPSNDTSVASEFDDPDAAVAQANLDADIAAWITAQNTAITNSVSGGCDPVVTNDYTNQSITFCNSGSIAITWTITDLCETINSITATYTFTQPEGIAFTDPSSKVADACDFDNDSPALAQTNLDADIAAWVSAQTDIITNSLTGGSPTVSHDHTDQSIALCDGGSITVNWTIEDICETINRSATYTINAPTAITYTAPEDADLQSCDYADQTEVNTAFSTWVTAQTNAFAIANGCSPVLDNDSASVTVPELCTGGTATVKWTISDLCETIEVSADFNLTAPTAITYTAPEDDSSTACEFDLYDAIIAQSSLNADITAWVNNQTSIINTSLEGGCSPIVTNDFASQSIDFCTGGSLTITWQVQDLCGISTSTATYTYTKPTPVALDQQNLPSNITVECDNIPNADVLTASTNCGEVNVIYNETRINGECASYYELVRTWKATDICGSSVEHTQTITVQDTTPPVLSLPVNVSAECSDDLSPIAFGSATATDNCDDNPAISYEDKRTDGACSGTYTITRTWKATDACGNEATADQVISISDTTAPEFVETNLPGNVTVECTAVPAAETLTATDNCGTATVTVNDVRADGNCVNNYTITRTWIATDECGLTKTHIQTITVQDTTPPTFVETLPPTNLVVECDAVPVAETLTATDNCGSATVSVNDARTNGSCPKNYTLTRTWTATDECGNTTKHTQIITVQDTKAPQFVQTTLPTNITVACDAIPTAETLTATDNCGTATVSIIDAVTNGDCPNNYIIARTWTATDECGLITKHTQIITVQDTQAPVPTATFDEVLNVSCTNIPQAPALTFTDNCSSSANIVVVFNETNTFQDNVYNDYEIVRTWTVRDACGNEAVYKQILIVTLDQRETYVDAGKKCFDDGIVNLNDFVPSTLNTNGTWELIEGNPAATLTGSIFNPTTLELGDDFLPDSGGMDYKFWYTTTDNGCISITEVTMNINADCVVLPCGENDVAISKAVTPNGDAYNESFDITGIELCGFTADVKIFNRWGALIFESNSYTVGENMGEWKGSASKKSIGAASTVPNGTYYYIVTLKDSGLAPFTGPVYLGTK is encoded by the coding sequence ATGAAAACAACTACATTTAATCTGTTATTAAAAACAAGTATACAAATAAAGCATTATTTGTTTGCCATTGTTTTTCTATTTATAGGACTTTTACAAGTCAATGCAGACTGTATTATTGATACCGCTGCAACTGGTGGTGACAATGTAATGACAGGCGCAGAATTAGTAGCCTATATAAATACTAATAACTGTACTGGTACTATCACTATTTCAGACGGTGTTCAAATACAACTTTACACCAATATTACTATTCCTAGCACTATTGATAGATTAATTATTGAAGATGGTGGACAAATTATGTGGTATGCCAATGTAACTTTAACATTAGCTCCCAATTCTGCTATAGTCATTGAAAACACCACTGAACAGAATACTTCCCATGGAGGTGCTGGAGCAATATCTTCTAGTGGTCCATGTAATAACAATAGAAGAATCGATATCGGTGGTTTTGAGTATTCAGCATGTACAGGTGAAGGTAATGTATGTATTATTTTTAGTGATGTAATAGCTGCTGGCGGTACCATTCAAATAGATCCAGACTTTGCAGTTATTTCTGGAACCGATAACCAAGTTTGTTTTGTCCCTACTTCAATTGATGTTCAATTAAATGGATTTGTTGAAGGAAACCCGACTTATTTATGGACGGTTAAATCGGCCCCTATAGGTGCAACAGTTAATTTCGATCCAAATAACACAGTAGAAGACCCAATTGTTACTGTATCTGAACCAGGCACTTATGTATTTAATATTGAAGTTACAGTGTCATTAAGTGATGAATGTATTAATAAATTTGTGACTGTTAACGCAGATATAGAGATTGTTTTTTTAGAGGGTTTAAGTGCAACTACCATGGCAATAAGCCCTGGAGCTGGAGAAACATGTAATTTAAATGTTGATTTCACAGCTTCAACAACTAATGGAGGTGCTAATCTAACTTATTCATGGGATTTTGGTGATGGTAGTGCTACTAGTTCTTTACAAAATCCTTCACATACATATGCTACAAGTGACACATATAATGTATCATTAACGGTTACTGACCCCGATGGTCTTCCACCTTGTAATGTTGTAACTGTAGACAAAGAAGTCGTTATTACTGATAACAATCCAACCATTACAGCCCCTACACCTTTAAATATAGAAGGTTGTGATGTATCTGCAATTACAGTGGGCACAGCGCGATTTCTTTATGATTCAGACGGATCAAATGATATAAAAGATACCTATGTCAATGGTGATTACACAGCTTCTGATGATGGAACTATTGCTAGTATTACCTATATAGATGTTATAACCAATGCTAGTTGTCCAATAATAGTAACTAGAACATTTACTATAACAGATGACTGTGGGAAAACTGCAACTGCTGTTCAAACAATAAATATTAACACTCCAGTTATTAATGTAACAGCGCCATCAGCAGTTAATTTAGTTGCTTGTACTTCAGAAGCAGATATTCTTACTGCTTACAATACATGGAAAAATGGATTCACAGTTTCTGGAGGATGTAGCCCAACTGATAATATGGCTAGTTTCCCAGAACTTCCTGCCGATGTTGCTTGTAATGGTGCAGATTTAAGTTTTACACTTACGGCTACAAATTGTGGCAGTTCAGAATCGGGACTATCAACTTTTAAAGTAGTTGCTTCACCCGCTGTTGATGTAACTGGTCCCGGCAATGTCGATACCGCTGCATGTTTCTATGCTGATGACACTGCTTTACAAAATGCTTATACTGCTTGGTTAAACACTTTCTCTACTGTTGAGAATGGTTGTGGTAGCGATGGTGATTTCACTACGGCTCCCGTTTTAGCCAGTACATTAAGTATTTGTTCTAACGTTGATATTTCTTTAACCTATTCTGCTGACGATGGTTGTACTTCCGATTCTGTAACCGCCAGCTTCAAAGCTACGGCGGCTCCTACGGTTGATGTAACTGGCCCTGGCGATGTTGATACCGCTGCTTGTTTCTATGCTGATGACACTGCTTTACAAAATGCCTATACTGCTTGGTTAAGCACTTTCTCTACTGTTGAGAATGGTTGTGGTAGCGATGGTGATTTCACTACGGCTCCCGTTTTAGCCAGTACATTAAGTATTTGTTCTAACGTTGATGTTTCTTTAACCTATTCTGCTGACGATGGTTGTACTTCCGATTCTGTAACCGCCAGCTTCAAAGCTACGGCGGCTCCTACGGTTGATGTGACTGGTCCCGGCAATGTCGATACCGCTGCATGTTTCTATGCTGATGACACTGCTTTACAAAATGCCTATACTGCTTGGTTAAGCACTTTCTCTACTGTTGAGAATGGTTGTGGTAGCGATGGTGATTTCACTACGGCTCCCGTTTTAGCCAGTACATTAAGTATTTGTTCTAACGTTGATGTTTCTTTAACCTATTCTGCTGACGATGGTTGTACTTCCGATTCTGTAACCGCTAGCTTCAAAGCTACGGCGGCTCCTACGGTTGATGTGACTGGCCCTGGCGATGTTGATACCGCTGCATGTTTCTATGCTGATGACACTGCTTTACAAAATGCTTATACTGCTTGGTTAAGCACTTTCTCTACTGTTGAGAATGGTTGTGGTAGCGATGGTGATTTCACTACGGCTCCCGTTTTAGCCAGTACATTAAGTATTTGTTCTAACGTTGATATTTCTTTAACCTATTCTGCTGACGATGGTTGTACTTCCGATTCTGTAACCGCCAGCTTCAAAGCTACGGCGGCTCCTACGGTTGATGTAACTGGCCCTGGCGATGTTGATACTGCTGCATGTTTCTATGCTGATGACACTGCTTTACAAAATGCTTATACTGCTTGGTTAAGCACTTTCTCTACTGTTGAGAATGGTTGTGGTAGCGATGGTGATTTCACTACGGCTCCCGTTTTAGCCAGTACATTAAGTATTTGTTCTAACGTTGATGTTTCTTTAACCTATTCTGCTGACGATGGTTGTACTTCCGATTCTGTAACCGCCAGCTTCAAAGCTACGGCGGCTCCTACGGTTGATGTGACTGGCCCTGGCGATGTTGATACTGCTGCATGTTTCTATGCTGATGACACAGCTTTACAAAATGCCTATACTGCTTGGTTAAGCACTTTCTCTACTGTTGAGAATGGTTGTGGTAGCGATGGTGATTTCACTACGGCTCCCGTTTTAGCCAGTACATTAAGTATTTGTTCTAACGTTGATGTTTCTTTAACCTATTCTGCTGACGATGGTTGTACTTCCGATTCTGTAACCGCCAGCTTCAAAGCTACGGCGGCTCCTACGGTTGATGTGACTGGCCCTGGCGATGTCGATACCGCTGCATGTTTCTATGCTGATGACACTGCTTTACAAAATGCCTATACTGCTTGGTTAAGCACTTTCTCTACTGTTGAGAACGGTTGTGGTAGCGATGGTGATTTCACTACGGCTCCCGTTTTAGCCAGTACATTAAGTATTTGTTCTAACGTTGATATTTCTTTAACCTATTCTGCTGACGATGGTTGTACTTCCGATTCTGTAACCGCCAGCTTCAAAGCTACGGCGGCTCCTACGGTTGATGTAACTGGCCCTGGCGATGTTGATACCGCTGCATGTTTCTATGCTGATGACACTGCTTTACAAAATGCCTATACTGCTTGGTTAAGCACTTTCTCTACTGTTGAGAATGGTTGTGGTAGCGATGGTGATTTCACTACGGCTCCCGTTTTAGCCAGTACATTAAGTATTTGTTCTAACGTTGATATTTCTTTAACCTATTCTGCTGACGATGGTTGTACTTCCGATTCTGTAACCGCTAGCTTCAAAGCTACGGCTCCTGTTACTATCACTTATAATACCCCAATGGATGCAGATCTTCAGTCTTGTGATTTCACAGATCAAAACGCTATTGATAATGATATTGCTAATTGGGTAAACAGCCAAACAGCTACTATTACCAATAACTTAACTGGCGGTTGTTCTCCTAATATAACTAATGATTTTACAAGCCAATCTATTGATATGTGTACTGGCGGCTCTCTTACTATTAATTGGACAATAAAAGACAATTGTACAGAATCAACTGTTGCTGCTACATATACCTTAACTAAACCAGCTGGAATTAATCATTACTTTCCTGATCCTGTTACAGTAAGTGCTTGTGATTTTGAAAATCAAGAAGATTTTGACACTAAATTTGCTGAATGGGTTGATGCTGAAATAATAAAAATGGATGATAGCTATGAAGGAGGATGCGCTCCTTTTACTACCCACAACTTTACAAACCAAACCATAGATATATGTACTGGTGGTGAAATCATAATAACTTGGCTTACTAACGATAAATGTGAAGTAAACCATACACATACAACTACATATACACTAACGGCACCTCCGGCCATAACCTATACGGCACCTGAAGACGCCGACCTACAGTCTTGTGATTATACAAACCAAACGGAAGTGAACACAGCATTCAGCACATGGGTTACCGCCCAGACCAATGCCTTTGCCATCGCCAACGGATGCGCGCCCGTACTGACCAATGACAGTGCGTCGGTGACGGTTCCCGAGCTATGTAACGGTGGAACAGCTACAGTAAAATGGACCATCTCCGATTTGTGCGAGACCATTGAAGTGTCCGCCGATTTTAACCTGACAGCGCCTGTGGCCATCACTTATAACGCGCCTTCTAACGACACGTCCGTTGCTTCTGAGTTTGACGATCCAGATGCTGCTGTTGCCCAAGCCAATCTTGATGCTGATATTGCAGCCTGGATAACCGCTCAAAACGCTACCATTACCAATAGTGTATCCGGTGGGTGTGATCCTGTTGTAACCAATGACTATACAAACCAATCCATTACTTTTTGTAATTCCGGAAGTATTGCCATTACATGGACAATTACCGATTTATGCGAGACTATCAATTCCATTACCGCAACCTATACCTTTACCCAACCGGAAGGCATCGCTTTTACGGACCCTTCCAGTAAAGTAGCAGATGCTTGTGATTTTGACAATGACAGCCCCGCACTGGCACAAACCAATCTAGATGCCGATATTGCTGCATGGGTAAGTGCACAAACTGACATTATTACAAACAGCCTTACCGGAGGTTCGCCGACGGTAAGCCATGACCATACAGACCAATCCATTGCTTTATGCGATGGAGGCAGTATCACTGTCAACTGGACCATTGAGGATATTTGTGAAACTATCAATAGATCTGCAACCTATACGATTAACGCGCCTACGGCCATCACATATACCGCGCCTGAAGACGCCGACCTACAGTCTTGTGACTACGCAGACCAAACGGAAGTGAGCTCGGCATTCAGCACATGGGTTACCGCCCAGACCAATGCCTTTGCCATCGCCAACGGATGCTCTCCCGTACTGGACAATGACAGTGCGTCGGTGACGGTTCCCGAGCTATGTACCGGTGGAACAGCTACCGTAAAATGGACCATCTCCGATTTGTGCGAGACCATTGAAGTGTCCGCCGATTTTAACCTGACAGCGCCTACGGCCATTACTTATAACGCACCTGTTGGAACTGACCTACAGTCTTGTGACTATGCAGACCAAACGGAAGTGAACACGGCATTCAGCACATGGGTTACCGCCCAGACCAATGCCTTTGCCATCGCCAACGGATGCGCGCCCGTACTGACCAATGACAGTGCGTCGGTGACGGTTCCCGAGTTATGTACCGGTGGGACCGCTACCGTAAAATGGACCATCTCCGATTTATGCGAGACCATTGAAGTGTCCGCCGATTTTAACCTGACTGCACCTGCGGCCATTACTTATAACGCACCTGTTGGAACTGACCTACAGTCTTGTGACTATGCAGACCAAACGGAAGTGAACACGGCATTCAGCACATGGGTTACCGCCCAGACCAATGCCTTTGCCATCGCCAACGGATGCGCGCCCGTACTGACCAATGACAGTGCGTCGGTGACGGTTCCAGAACTATGTACCGGTGGGACCACTACAGTAAAATGGACCATCTCCGATTTGTGCGAGACCATTGAAGTGTCCGCCGATTTCAACTTGACAGCGCCTACGGCCATTACTTATAACGCACCTGTTGGAACTGACCTACAGTCTTGTGACTATGCAGACCAAACGGAAGTGAACACGGCATTCAGCACATGGGTTACCGCCCAGACCAATGCCTTTGCCATCGCCAACGGATGTGCGCCCATACTGACCAATGACAGTGCGTCGGTGACGGTTCCCGAGCTATGTACCGGTGGAACAGCTACCGTAAAATGGACCATCTCCGATTTGTGCGAGACCATTGAAGTGTCCGCTGATTTTAACCTGACAGCGCCTGTGGCAATCACTTATAACGCACCTTCAAACTACACGTCCGTTGCTTCTGAGTTTGATGACCCAGATACTGCTGTTGCCCAAGCCAATCTTGATGATGATATTGCAGCCTGGATAACCGCTCAAAACGCTACCATTACCAATAGTGTATCCGGTGGGTGTGATCCTGTTGTAACCAATGACTATACAAACCAATCCATTACTTTTTGTAATTCCGGAAGTATTGCCATTACATGGACAATTACCGATTTATGCGAGACTATCAATTCCATTACCGCAACCTATACCTTTACCCAACCGGAAGGCATCGCTTTTACGGACCCTTCCAGTAAAGTAGCAGATGCTTGTGATTTTGACAATGACAGCCCCGCACTGGCACAAACCAATCTCGATGCCGATATTGCTGCATGGGTAAGTGCACAAACTGACATTATTACAAACAGCCTTACTGGAGGTTCGCCGACGGTAAGCCATGACCATACAGACCAATCCATTGCTTTATGCGATGGAGGCAGTATCACTGTCAACTGGATTATTGAGGATATTTGTGAAACTATCAATAGATCTGCAACCTATACGCTGAACGCGCCTACGGCCATCACATATACCGCGCCTGAAGACGCCGACCTACAGTCTTGTGACTACGCAGACCAAACGGAAGTGAACACGGCATTCAGCACATGGGTTACCGCCCAGACCAATGCCTTTGCCATCGCCAACGGATGCTCGCCTGTACTGGACAATGACAGTGCGTCGGTGACGGTTCCCGAGCTATGTACCGGTGGAACAGCTACCGTAAAATGGACCATCTCCGATTTATGCGAGACCATTGAAGTGTCCGCCGATTTTAACCTGACAGCGCCTACGGCCATTACTTATAACGCACCTGTTGGAACTGACCTACAGTCTTGTGACTATGCAGACCAAACGGAAGTGAACACGGCATTCAGCACATGGGTTACCGCCCAGACCAATGCCTTTGCCATCGCCAACGGATGCTCGCCTGTACTGGACAATGACAGTGCATCGGTGACGGTTCCCGAGCTATGTACCGGTGGAACAGCTACCGTAAAATGGACCATCTCCGATTTGTGCGAGACCATAGAAGTGTCCGCCGATTTTAACCTGACAGCGCCTACGGCCATTACTTATAACGCACCTGTTGGAACTGACCTACAGTCTTGTGACTATGCAGACCAAACGGAAGTGAACACGGCATTCAGCACATGGGTTACCGCCCAGACCAATGCCTTTGCCATCGCCAACGGATGTGCGCCCGTACTGACCAATGACAGTGCGTCGGTGACGGTTCCAGAACTATGTACCGGTGGGACAGCTACCGTAAAATGGACCATCTCCGATTTGTGCGAGACCATTGAAGTGTCCGCCGATTTCAACTTGACAGCGCCTACGGCCATTACTTATAACGCACCTGTTGGAACTGACCTACAGTCTTGTGACTATGCAGACCAAACGGAAGTGAACACGGCATTCAGCACATGGGTTACCGCCCAGACCAATGCCTTTGCCATCGCTAACGGATGTGCGCCCGTACTGACCAATGACAGTGCGTCGGTGACGGTTCCAGAACTATGTACCGGTGGAACAGCTACCGTAAAATGGACCATCTCCGATTTGTGCGAGACCATTGAAGTGTCCGCTGATTTTAACCTGACAGCGCCTGTGGCAATCACTTATAACGCGCCTTCAAACGACACGTCCGTTGCTTCTGAGTTTGATGACCCAGATGCTGCTGTTGCCCAAGCCAATCTTGATGCTGATATTGCAGCCTGGATAACAGCTCAAAACACTGCCATTACCAATAGTGTATCAGGTGGATGTGATCCTGTTGTAACCAATGACTATACAAACCAATCCATTACCTTTTGTAATTCTGGAAGTATTGCCATTACATGGACAATTACCGATTTATGCGAGACTATCAATTCCATTACCGCAACCTATACCTTTACCCAACCGGAAGGCATCGCTTTTACCGACCCTTCCAGTAAAGTAGCAGATGCTTGTGATTTTGACAATGACAGCCCCGCACTGGCACAAACCAATCTCGATGCCGATATTGCTGCATGGGTAAGTGCTCAAACTGACATTATCACAAACAGCCTTACCGGAGGTTCGCCGACGGTAAGCCATGACCATACAGACCAATCCATTGCTTTATGCGATGGAGGCAGTATCACTGTCAACTGGACCATTGAGGATATTTGTGAAACTATCAATAGATCTGCAACCTATACGATTAACGCGCCTACGGCCATCACATATACCGCGCCTGAAGACGCCGACCTACAGTCTTGTGACTATGCAGACCAAACGGAAGTGAACACGGCATTCAGCACATGGGTTACCGCCCAGACCAATGCCTTTGCCATCGCCAACGGATGCTCGCCTGTACTGGACAATGACAGTGCGTCGGTGACGGTTCCCGAGCTATGTACCGGTGGAACAGCTACCGTAAAATGGACCATCTCCGATTTATGCGAGACCATTGAAGTGTCCGCCGATTTTAACCTGACAGCGCCTACGGCCATCACTTATACCGCGCCTGAAGACGACTCGTCTACGGCATGTGAATTTGACCTATATGATGCTATTATAGCGCAATCAAGTCTTAATGCAGATATCACTGCTTGGGTCAACAATCAAACTTCTATTATTAATACTAGTTTAGAAGGAGGATGTTCTCCTATAGTTACAAATGATTTTGCTTCACAATCCATTGATTTTTGTACTGGTGGTTCATTAACTATTACATGGCAAGTACAAGATTTATGTGGAATTAGCACTTCTACCGCTACATATACATATACTAAACCTACTCCAGTTGCTTTAGATCAACAAAATCTTCCTAGCAATATTACAGTTGAATGTGACAACATACCAAATGCAGATGTACTTACTGCTTCAACAAACTGTGGAGAAGTAAATGTTATCTATAATGAAACAAGAATAAATGGGGAATGTGCTTCCTATTATGAATTAGTAAGAACATGGAAAGCAACAGATATCTGTGGTTCTTCTGTAGAACATACTCAAACTATTACTGTGCAGGATACAACGCCTCCAGTACTTTCATTACCAGTTAATGTCAGTGCCGAATGTAGTGACGACTTATCTCCAATTGCCTTTGGAAGCGCAACAGCTACCGATAATTGCGATGATAATCCTGCTATAAGCTATGAAGATAAAAGAACGGATGGTGCTTGTTCCGGTACTTACACTATAACCCGTACTTGGAAGGCGACCGATGCTTGTGGCAATGAGGCTACTGCAGACCAGGTTATTTCAATTTCTGATACGACAGCTCCTGAATTCGTAGAAACAAACCTTCCAGGAAATGTCACTGTTGAGTGTACCGCAGTACCTGCTGCCGAAACATTGACGGCTACAGATAATTGTGGAACTGCTACTGTAACAGTGAATGATGTTAGAGCTGACGGAAATTGTGTTAATAACTATACCATCACACGTACTTGGATTGCGACGGACGAATGTGGACTAACAAAAACGCATATTCAAACGATAACAGTTCAAGATACAACGCCTCCGACTTTTGTTGAAACATTACCTCCTACAAATTTAGTCGTAGAATGTGATGCTGTACCTGTAGCAGAAACTTTAACAGCTACCGATAACTGTGGTTCTGCAACGGTTTCTGTTAACGATGCAAGAACAAATGGAAGTTGCCCAAAGAACTATACACTTACTCGTACTTGGACTGCTACTGATGAATGTGGCAATACAACAAAACATACACAAATTATAACTGTTCAAGACACGAAGGCACCACAATTTGTGCAAACAACCCTTCCAACCAATATTACCGTGGCGTGTGATGCAATACCTACTGCTGAAACATTAACTGCTACCGATAATTGTGGAACGGCTACGGTATCAATAATCGACGCTGTAACAAATGGTGATTGTCCTAATAATTATATCATTGCCCGTACTTGGACAGCTACTGATGAGTGTGGTTTAATAACTAAACACACGCAAATTATAACCGTACAAGACACCCAAGCACCAGTGCCTACCGCTACGTTCGACGAGGTTTTAAATGTGAGTTGTACCAACATCCCACAAGCCCCTGCGCTAACGTTTACCGATAATTGTTCGTCTTCGGCTAATATTGTCGTGGTATTTAATGAAACAAATACCTTTCAAGATAATGTTTATAACGATTATGAAATTGTTAGAACATGGACCGTTAGAGACGCATGTGGCAATGAAGCAGTATACAAACAAATTCTTATCGTGACTCTTGATCAAAGAGAAACATATGTAGACGCTGGGAAAAAATGTTTTGATGATGGTATTGTGAATCTAAACGATTTTGTTCCTAGTACATTAAATACAAATGGAACTTGGGAACTAATTGAAGGCAACCCAGCAGCAACACTAACTGGTAGTATTTTCAACCCAACAACGCTTGAACTTGGTGACGATTTCCTTCCAGATAGTGGTGGTATGGATTATAAATTCTGGTACACAACAACAGATAATGGTTGCATAAGCATTACCGAAGTAACCATGAATATAAATGCCGATTGTGTGGTATTACCTTGTGGCGAAAACGACGTTGCAATATCTAAAGCAGTAACACCTAATGGGGATGCTTACAATGAATCCTTTGATATTACAGGTATTGAATTATGCGGATTCACTGCCGATGTTAAGATATTTAACCGTTGGGGCGCATTAATTTTTGAATCTAATAGTTATACCGTTGGAGAAAACATGGGGGAATGGAAAGGTTCCGCCAGTAAAAAATCTATTGGTGCAGCTAGTACAGTACCAAATGGAACTTATTATTACATAGTAACTTTAAAAGATAGTGGATTGGCACCATTTACAGGACCTGTTTACTTAGGAACCAAATAA